The sequence GATGGACCTGATTCGGGAGTCTTTTAAGACCCTGGAACGGGTTACAATTGAATCATTTGACGGGTTACTGGTAAATTATGTGAAACAGAAAGGCGGGGTTGCCATTGTAAGGGGACTCAGGGCAATTTCGGATTTTGAATATGAGCTGCAGATGGCCCTGATGAACAGGAGGCTTGATTCCGGAATCGAGACGGTCTTCATGATGCCCAGTGAGGAGTACTCTTTTTTGACCTCAACAATGATAAAGGAGATTGCCTCCTTTGGCGGGTCTGTCAAAGGGCTTGTGCCTGAAATTGTTGAGAAGGCGCTGAGTGAAGTATTTAAACTCAAATAGATGACTGATGGCGTAAGACTTAAGATATGTGAAACCTTTGTCAGCATACAGGGTGAGTCGAGTTATGCCGGGCAGCCCTGTTTTTTTGTTAGACTGACAGGATGTAATCTCCGGTGTCATTGCTGTGATACCACCTATGCCTACTCTGATGGTAAAGAGATGGATATAGGGGAAATTCTGTCCGGAGCAAGAGACTCAGGGGTAGGGCTGGTTGAGGTTACCGGAGGTGAGCCCTTGCTGCAAAAAGGTACTCCCGCACTTATAAAGAGTCTGTGCGATGAGGGTTTCAGCGTGCTGGTAGAGACTAATGGTTCAATGAAGATTGATGGCATAGACAGCCGTGCAGTGGCTATCCTTGACATAAAGACACCGGGCAGCGGTATGGCAGAGGAGATGTTCTTTGGAAACCTTGAGATACTCAGACCCCATGACGAGATAAAGTTTGTTATTGCAGACAGGGCTGACTATGTCTGGACAAAGGGTGTTATCGAAAAGTTCGGACTTGCGGGGAGAAATATCCTCCTTTCCCCTTCATTTGGCCTGCTTGCCCCTGAGGTCCTTGTTGGATGGATAATTGCGGACTGTCTGAACGTGAGATTAAACCTGCAATTACATAAATATGTATTTGGCGACAGGAGAGGGGTTTGACGCTTGCTTACTCTTTCTTTTTTGCCTCAAAAAGACTTTTTACTTCATCCATGAGTTCATTTATGTCCTTAAACTGCCTGTAAACAGAGGCAAACCTGACATATGCAACCTTGTCAAGTTCCTTTAGGGCATTCATAACCTCTTCCCCTATCCATGTGCTCTGTATCTCTTTTACCCCCAGCTCAAGGAGTTTCTTTTCAATTCCGTCTACTATTCCTTCAAGGGTTTCAGTTGAAATGGGTCTCTTTTCACATGCCTTTTTCAGACCTGACAGTATCTTGTATCGCTCAAAAGTCTCTCTGCGGGCATCTTTTTTAACCACCATCGGCAAAACATCCTCTATCCGCTCATACGAGGTAAAACGGCGTTCACACCCAAGACATTCCCGCCGCCTCCGTATGAGGTCCCCCTCCTTACTCATTCGTGAATCTATAACCCTGTCATCTAAATTTCCGCAGAATGGACATTTCATGGTTTTGACTCCGATAAGACAGTTTTAAAAATAATTAACCACAGAGACACAGAGCCACAGAGAAAGACAGAATAGAATTTCTGGACACTGATTGCACAGGTTTTTTGAGATTTACTGCTCTTAACTATATAATTTCAGGGATTTAAGTTAGAATTTTGTTGAAATCTCAGTGTCTCAGTGTCTCTGTGTTATTTATACCAAGGTAGTTATCTATCATCATTTCAGTAAATGGGGAACTTGTTACAGAGGGTAAGCACACGTTCCTTCAAGACCCTAAGCTCCTCCTCATTCTTTGAATTATTAATAACCTCATCAATAATCGCGGCAATCTCTGCCATCTCTTCCTCAGCCATTCCCCTGGTAGTTACACAAGGGGAGCCAAGCCTTATTCCACTGGTTATTGTAGGTGGTTTTTCATCATAGGGTATCGAGTTTTTATTCACGGTTATTCCGGCTATATCAAGGCTTGTCTCGGCTTCCTTGCCTGTGATGCCCTTCCCTGTAAGGTCAACAAGCATCAGGTGGTTGTCGGTTCCGCCCGAGACTATATCAAAACCCCTTTGAACAAGCTCTGCAGAGAGCCTTTTGGCGTTGTCAACGACTCTTCTCTGATAGCTTTTAAACTCCCCGGTCAGTGCCTCTTTAAAGGCAACCGCCTTTGCAGCAATGACATGGACAAGAGGGCCGCCCTGCGTACCTGGAAATATCATTTTATCTATTTTTTTTCCAAACTCCGACTTGCACATAATCATCCCACCACGGGGCCCCCTGAGGGTCTTGTGGGTGGTTGTTGTGACAAAATCCGAGTAGGGAAATGGTGAGGGATGTACTCCGGCGGCAATAAGTCCGGCAATGTGGGCAATATCAGCAAGCAGGTAGGCGCCTACCTCGCTGGCTATGTCGGCAAATGCCCTGAAATCAATAGTCCTTGAGTATGCGCTTGCCCCTGTAATTATAAGTCCCGGACGATGCTTCCTTGCAATGTCCCTGACTTCATCCATACCAATATAGCCGTCTTTATTTACTCCGTAGGTTACCGGATTGTATAA is a genomic window of Nitrospirota bacterium containing:
- the coaD gene encoding pantetheine-phosphate adenylyltransferase — encoded protein: MKRIAICPGTFDPITNGHIDIVMRSLSIFDEIVVAVAPNPKKTPLFEVEDRMDLIRESFKTLERVTIESFDGLLVNYVKQKGGVAIVRGLRAISDFEYELQMALMNRRLDSGIETVFMMPSEEYSFLTSTMIKEIASFGGSVKGLVPEIVEKALSEVFKLK
- a CDS encoding radical SAM protein, producing the protein MTDGVRLKICETFVSIQGESSYAGQPCFFVRLTGCNLRCHCCDTTYAYSDGKEMDIGEILSGARDSGVGLVEVTGGEPLLQKGTPALIKSLCDEGFSVLVETNGSMKIDGIDSRAVAILDIKTPGSGMAEEMFFGNLEILRPHDEIKFVIADRADYVWTKGVIEKFGLAGRNILLSPSFGLLAPEVLVGWIIADCLNVRLNLQLHKYVFGDRRGV
- the nrdR gene encoding transcriptional regulator NrdR, which translates into the protein MKCPFCGNLDDRVIDSRMSKEGDLIRRRRECLGCERRFTSYERIEDVLPMVVKKDARRETFERYKILSGLKKACEKRPISTETLEGIVDGIEKKLLELGVKEIQSTWIGEEVMNALKELDKVAYVRFASVYRQFKDINELMDEVKSLFEAKKKE
- the glyA gene encoding serine hydroxymethyltransferase, whose translation is MSLESLKIVDPAVYDAVINETEREKNKILLIASENYASQAVLEAQGSVFTNKYAEGYPGRRYYGGCEFADQVEDLAIQRARELFGAEHINVQPHSGTQANMAVYFSVLKPGDTVLGMSLNHGGHLSHGASVNFSGFLYNPVTYGVNKDGYIGMDEVRDIARKHRPGLIITGASAYSRTIDFRAFADIASEVGAYLLADIAHIAGLIAAGVHPSPFPYSDFVTTTTHKTLRGPRGGMIMCKSEFGKKIDKMIFPGTQGGPLVHVIAAKAVAFKEALTGEFKSYQRRVVDNAKRLSAELVQRGFDIVSGGTDNHLMLVDLTGKGITGKEAETSLDIAGITVNKNSIPYDEKPPTITSGIRLGSPCVTTRGMAEEEMAEIAAIIDEVINNSKNEEELRVLKERVLTLCNKFPIY